In one Pseudomonas hydrolytica genomic region, the following are encoded:
- the aceK gene encoding bifunctional isocitrate dehydrogenase kinase/phosphatase — translation MGQQWPAGEIARLILDGFDDYREHFRQITDGARVRFEQAQWQEAQRASAARINLYEEKVAQTRERLLEGFDESLLEVGQWPLVKSAYIALIDLRFDDELAETWFNSIFCSLFSHDLISDGCMFIHTTRPSLRNQPSAAQTRSYRPAGELHLALQAIFDDYRFDVPYEDLPRDLQRLEEQLRASLPDWICKDPQLCIELFSSVLYRNKGAYLVGRIYTPDEQWPLVIPLLHREGLGIQVDAAITDEAEVSIIFSFTRSYFMVDVAIPAEFVGFLKRILPGKHIAELYTSIGFYKHGKSEFYRALIGHLASTDDRFIMAPGVRGMVMSVFTLPGFNTVFKIIKDRFAHAKTVDRKTVIEKYRLVKSVDRVGRMADTQEFSDFRFPKAKFEPECLAELLEVAPSTVVVEGDTVLVRHCWTERRMTPLNLYLESASEAQVREALDDYGLAIKQLAAANIFPGDMLLKNFGVTRHGRVVFYDYDEICFLTEVNFRRIPPPRFPEDEMSSEPWYSVGPMDVFPEEFPPFLFADIKQRRLFSQLHGNLYDADYWKQLQDAIRAGKVIDVFPYRRKSPVE, via the coding sequence ATGGGGCAACAATGGCCGGCCGGCGAGATCGCTCGCCTGATCCTCGATGGCTTCGACGATTACCGCGAGCACTTTCGTCAGATCACCGATGGCGCGCGGGTGCGCTTCGAGCAGGCGCAATGGCAGGAGGCGCAGCGCGCCTCGGCCGCGCGCATCAATCTGTACGAAGAGAAGGTGGCGCAGACCCGTGAGCGCCTGCTCGAGGGCTTCGATGAGTCCTTGCTGGAAGTGGGTCAGTGGCCTCTAGTGAAAAGCGCCTATATCGCCCTGATCGATCTGCGCTTCGACGACGAACTGGCGGAAACCTGGTTCAACTCGATCTTCTGCAGCCTGTTCAGCCATGACCTGATCAGCGATGGCTGCATGTTCATCCATACCACCCGACCGTCGCTGCGCAACCAGCCCAGCGCTGCGCAGACGCGCAGCTACCGGCCTGCCGGCGAACTGCACCTGGCCTTGCAGGCGATCTTCGACGACTACCGTTTCGACGTGCCCTATGAGGATCTGCCGCGCGATTTGCAACGCCTGGAGGAGCAGCTGCGCGCCAGCCTGCCGGACTGGATCTGCAAGGACCCGCAGCTGTGCATCGAGCTGTTCTCCTCGGTGTTGTACCGCAACAAGGGTGCCTATCTGGTCGGGCGCATCTACACCCCGGACGAGCAATGGCCGCTGGTGATCCCCCTGCTGCACCGCGAAGGGCTGGGCATCCAGGTCGATGCGGCGATCACCGACGAGGCGGAGGTGTCGATCATCTTCTCCTTCACTCGCAGCTATTTCATGGTGGACGTGGCGATTCCCGCCGAGTTCGTCGGTTTTCTCAAGCGCATCCTGCCGGGCAAGCACATCGCCGAGCTGTACACCTCGATCGGTTTCTACAAGCACGGTAAGTCCGAATTCTACCGTGCCCTGATCGGCCACCTGGCCAGCACCGATGACCGCTTCATCATGGCGCCCGGGGTGCGCGGCATGGTGATGAGCGTGTTCACCCTGCCGGGCTTCAATACCGTGTTCAAGATCATCAAGGACCGCTTCGCCCACGCCAAGACGGTGGACCGCAAGACGGTGATCGAGAAGTATCGGCTGGTGAAGAGCGTCGATCGGGTAGGGCGCATGGCCGATACCCAGGAGTTCTCCGACTTCCGTTTCCCCAAGGCCAAGTTCGAGCCCGAATGCCTGGCCGAACTGCTCGAGGTAGCGCCCTCGACCGTGGTGGTGGAGGGCGACACCGTCCTGGTCCGGCACTGCTGGACGGAGCGGCGCATGACGCCGTTGAACCTCTACCTCGAGAGCGCCAGCGAGGCGCAGGTGCGCGAGGCGCTGGACGACTACGGCCTGGCCATCAAGCAGCTGGCGGCGGCCAATATCTTCCCCGGCGACATGCTGCTGAAGAACTTCGGCGTCACCCGTCACGGCCGTGTGGTGTTCTACGACTACGACGAGATCTGCTTTCTTACCGAAGTGAATTTCCGCCGTATTCCGCCGCCGCGCTTTCCCGAGGACGAGATGAGCTCCGAACCCTGGTATTCGGTAGGGCCGATGGACGTGTTTCCGGAAGAGTTTCCGCCTTTTCTGTTCGCCGATATCAAGCAGCGCCGGCTGTTCAGCCAGCTGCACGGCAATCTCTATGACGCCGATTACTGGAAGCAATTGCAGGATGCGATTCGTGCCGGCAAGGTAATCGACGTGTTTCCCTATCGGCGCAAGAGTCCGGTGGAGTGA
- the cysK gene encoding cysteine synthase A yields MSRIFADNSQAIGNTPLVMINRLGPKGVTILAKIEGRNPAYSVKCRIGASMIWDAEERGVLKPGMTIVEPTSGNTGIGLAFVAAARGYKLVLTMPASMSLERRKVLKALGAELVLTEPAKGMKGAIEKANELAAANPDYYLPQQFENPANPAIHEKTTGPEIWRDTDGAIDVLVAGVGTGGTITGVSRYIKQNQGKPILSVAVEPVGSPVISQTLAGAEVKPAPHKIQGIGAGFVPKNLDLAMVDQVEQVADEDAKAMALRLMREEGILCGISCGAAMVAAVRLAEKPEMLGKTIVVILPDSGERYLTSMLFDGLFTEQELQQ; encoded by the coding sequence ATGAGCCGCATCTTCGCTGACAACTCCCAGGCCATCGGCAATACACCGCTGGTGATGATCAACCGCCTGGGGCCGAAAGGCGTGACCATCCTCGCCAAGATCGAGGGGCGCAACCCGGCCTATTCGGTCAAGTGCCGCATCGGCGCCAGCATGATCTGGGACGCCGAGGAGCGCGGTGTGCTCAAGCCGGGCATGACCATCGTCGAGCCTACCTCGGGCAACACCGGCATCGGCCTGGCCTTCGTCGCCGCCGCGCGCGGCTACAAGCTCGTGCTGACCATGCCGGCATCGATGAGCCTGGAGCGACGCAAGGTGCTCAAGGCCCTGGGTGCCGAGCTGGTACTGACCGAGCCGGCCAAGGGCATGAAGGGCGCCATCGAGAAGGCCAACGAGCTGGCCGCCGCCAACCCCGACTACTACCTGCCGCAGCAATTCGAGAACCCGGCCAACCCGGCCATTCATGAAAAGACCACCGGCCCGGAGATCTGGCGTGATACCGACGGCGCCATCGACGTGCTGGTGGCCGGTGTCGGCACCGGCGGCACCATTACCGGCGTATCGCGCTACATCAAGCAGAATCAGGGCAAGCCGATCCTCTCGGTGGCGGTGGAGCCGGTGGGTTCGCCGGTGATCAGCCAGACCCTGGCGGGCGCCGAGGTCAAGCCGGCGCCGCACAAGATCCAGGGCATCGGCGCCGGTTTCGTGCCGAAGAACCTCGACCTGGCGATGGTCGATCAGGTCGAACAGGTGGCCGACGAGGACGCCAAGGCCATGGCGCTGCGTCTGATGCGCGAGGAGGGCATTCTCTGCGGCATCTCATGCGGCGCGGCGATGGTCGCGGCGGTGCGTCTGGCGGAGAAGCCGGAAATGCTGGGCAAGACCATCGTGGTGATCCTGCCGGACTCGGGCGAGCGCTACCTGACTTCGATGCTGTTCGATGGCCTGTTCACCGAACAGGAGCTGCAGCAGTAA
- a CDS encoding vWA domain-containing protein, which translates to MLLNLFNEMRAAKVPVSVRELLDLINALKHNVVFADMDEFYYLARAILVKDERHFDKFDRAFGAYFKGLENLNQHIEAMIPEEWLRKEFERLLTDEEKAQIQSLGGLDKLIEEFKKRLEEQKEKHAGGNKWIGTGGTSPFGSGGYNPEGIRVGDAGKRQGKAAKVWDQREYKNLDDQVELGTRNIKVALRRLRKFARQGAAEELDLDGTIDHTAKDGGLLNIQMRPERRNTVKLLLLLDIGGSMDAHVKVCEELFSACKTEFKHLEYFYFHNFIYESVWKNNLRRTSERTSTMDLLHKYGADYKVVFVGDAAMAPYEITQAGGSVEHWNEEAGYVWMKRFTEKFKKIIWINPYPKDTWNYTASTNLVRELIEDRMYPLTLQGLEDGMKYLSK; encoded by the coding sequence ATGCTGCTCAACCTGTTCAACGAAATGCGTGCGGCCAAGGTGCCGGTGTCGGTGCGCGAGCTGCTCGACCTGATCAACGCGCTCAAGCACAACGTCGTGTTCGCAGACATGGACGAATTCTATTACCTGGCGCGCGCGATTCTGGTGAAGGACGAACGTCACTTCGACAAGTTCGACCGCGCCTTCGGCGCCTACTTCAAGGGCTTGGAAAACCTCAATCAGCATATCGAGGCGATGATCCCCGAGGAGTGGCTGCGTAAGGAGTTCGAGCGCCTGCTGACCGACGAGGAGAAGGCGCAGATCCAGAGCCTCGGCGGCCTGGACAAGCTGATCGAGGAGTTCAAGAAGCGCCTCGAGGAGCAGAAGGAAAAGCACGCCGGCGGCAACAAGTGGATCGGCACCGGCGGCACCAGCCCGTTCGGCTCCGGCGGCTACAACCCGGAAGGCATTCGCGTGGGCGATGCCGGCAAGCGCCAGGGCAAGGCCGCCAAGGTGTGGGACCAGCGCGAGTACAAGAACCTCGACGACCAGGTCGAGCTGGGCACGCGCAACATCAAGGTGGCGCTGCGCCGCCTGCGCAAGTTCGCCCGTCAGGGCGCGGCCGAAGAGCTGGATCTGGACGGCACCATCGACCACACTGCAAAAGACGGTGGCCTGCTCAACATCCAGATGCGCCCGGAACGGCGCAACACGGTCAAGCTCCTGCTGCTGCTGGACATCGGCGGCTCGATGGATGCCCACGTCAAGGTCTGCGAGGAGCTGTTCTCGGCCTGCAAGACCGAATTCAAACACCTGGAATATTTCTACTTCCACAATTTCATCTACGAGAGCGTGTGGAAGAACAACCTGCGCCGCACCAGCGAGCGCACCTCGACGATGGACCTGCTGCACAAGTACGGCGCCGACTACAAGGTGGTGTTCGTCGGCGATGCGGCCATGGCCCCCTACGAGATCACCCAGGCCGGCGGCAGCGTCGAGCATTGGAACGAGGAAGCCGGCTACGTCTGGATGAAACGCTTCACCGAGAAGTTCAAGAAGATCATCTGGATCAACCCCTACCCCAAGGACACCTGGAACTACACCGCCTCCACCAATCTGGTGCGTGAGCTGATCGAGGATCGTATGTACCCGCTGACCCTGCAGGGCCTGGAAGACGGGATGAAGTACCTGTCCAAGTAA
- a CDS encoding DUF2167 domain-containing protein, translating to MSIKDSILAAALAAILPLMPVAYADSDAEPASAAVDEEVGEAEESAQYISPEEFVASLEFKTGRVMLGNDLATLNLPDSLVFLDGDNAQRLLVDAWGNPPDDVPPLGMILPAGISPLSEESWGVTVEYEDSGYVSDEDAADIDYADMLKDMQADMREANTWREENGYEPVQLVGWAAAPHYDAEGKKLYWAKELKFGDSEANTLNYNIRVLGRKGVLVLNFVANMDQLAEIEASVPAVLAATEFNPGQRYAEFDPDLDTVAAYGLGALVAGKVAAKTGLLAMLLVLLKKFWFIPVVLVGWLFKRIGLRKKDTASDETSAAAVPVTAPAEAKPEEPVQAPTRTVMDLNKPDDADKR from the coding sequence ATGTCGATCAAGGATTCGATCCTGGCAGCCGCGCTGGCTGCCATCCTGCCGTTGATGCCCGTTGCCTACGCCGATTCCGACGCCGAGCCAGCTTCTGCTGCAGTCGACGAGGAAGTGGGCGAAGCCGAGGAATCGGCGCAGTACATCAGCCCCGAAGAATTCGTCGCCAGTCTGGAGTTCAAGACTGGGCGAGTGATGCTCGGCAATGATCTGGCCACCCTCAATCTGCCTGATTCACTGGTATTTCTCGACGGCGATAATGCCCAGCGTCTGCTGGTCGATGCCTGGGGCAACCCGCCAGATGACGTACCGCCGCTGGGCATGATCCTGCCGGCCGGTATCTCGCCCTTGTCCGAAGAGTCCTGGGGCGTGACGGTGGAGTACGAAGACAGCGGTTACGTGTCCGACGAGGACGCCGCCGACATCGACTACGCCGACATGCTCAAGGACATGCAGGCCGACATGCGCGAGGCCAACACCTGGCGCGAGGAAAACGGCTACGAGCCGGTGCAACTGGTTGGCTGGGCCGCCGCGCCGCATTACGACGCCGAGGGCAAGAAGCTGTACTGGGCCAAGGAACTGAAGTTCGGTGACAGCGAGGCCAACACCCTCAACTACAACATCCGCGTGCTGGGTCGTAAGGGTGTGCTGGTGCTGAATTTTGTCGCCAATATGGATCAGCTGGCGGAGATCGAAGCCAGCGTGCCGGCCGTGCTGGCGGCGACCGAGTTCAACCCCGGCCAGCGCTATGCCGAGTTCGACCCGGACCTGGACACCGTGGCCGCCTACGGTCTGGGCGCGCTGGTCGCCGGCAAGGTGGCGGCCAAGACAGGCCTGCTGGCCATGCTGCTGGTACTGCTGAAAAAGTTCTGGTTCATCCCGGTGGTGCTGGTCGGCTGGCTGTTCAAACGTATCGGCCTGCGCAAGAAGGACACCGCGAGCGACGAGACGAGCGCAGCGGCCGTTCCTGTGACTGCGCCTGCTGAGGCCAAGCCGGAGGAGCCGGTACAGGCGCCGACGCGTACGGTGATGGATTTGAACAAGCCGGACGACGCGGACAAGCGCTGA
- a CDS encoding MBL fold metallo-hydrolase encodes MKIVSRDRWFEVEHRHDGICLILEPYVRPFYRCNMWHVQGRAHDVLIDSGSGLVSLREQLPWLTEKPLLAVASHCHFDHIAGHHEFAERLVHPAEAEILAAPDGANTLATDFVGDEMFEAHPDCPLCYAEYRVRAAPATRLIEDGDVLDLGDRVLQVLHTPGHSPGGISLWETRTQTLFSGDILYDGPLIEDAYHSNLEDYARSLARLRELPVRTVHGGHFASFSGERMRELIDAWFDAHRLS; translated from the coding sequence ATGAAAATCGTCAGCCGTGACCGCTGGTTCGAGGTGGAGCACCGCCACGATGGCATCTGCCTGATCCTCGAGCCCTACGTGCGCCCCTTCTACCGCTGCAACATGTGGCATGTGCAGGGGCGCGCGCATGACGTGCTGATCGACTCCGGCTCCGGGCTGGTCAGCCTGCGCGAGCAGCTGCCCTGGCTGACCGAAAAGCCGCTGCTGGCGGTGGCCAGCCACTGCCATTTCGACCATATCGCCGGGCATCACGAATTCGCCGAGCGCCTGGTGCATCCGGCCGAGGCCGAGATCCTCGCCGCACCGGATGGCGCCAATACCCTGGCCACGGACTTCGTCGGCGACGAGATGTTCGAGGCGCATCCGGACTGCCCGCTGTGCTACGCCGAATACCGGGTACGGGCAGCGCCGGCCACCCGCCTGATCGAGGATGGCGATGTGCTGGATCTGGGAGATCGGGTGTTGCAGGTGCTGCACACGCCCGGCCATTCACCCGGCGGTATCAGCCTGTGGGAAACGAGGACGCAGACGCTGTTCTCCGGCGACATCCTCTACGACGGCCCGCTGATCGAGGACGCCTACCACTCCAACCTGGAGGATTACGCGCGCAGCCTTGCGCGCCTGCGCGAGCTGCCCGTACGCACCGTGCACGGCGGGCATTTCGCGAGTTTCTCCGGCGAGCGCATGCGCGAGCTGATAGACGCCTGGTTCGACGCCCATCGGCTCAGTTGA
- a CDS encoding DMT family transporter, which translates to MRTADLFRLLLLAAIWGASFLFMRVAAPALGSMPTAFFRASFGALGLLALLVLLRSDWDFRGKLRICLGLGVINAGLPSAMYCLAALILPAGYSAIFNATTPLMGVLIGALFFHEGITPSKAAGVFLGLLGVAVLTRTGPVAFDLQLLLGAGACLVATTCYGFAGFLTRRWIGQQGGLDNRLTAFASLVGASVFLLPLFAGSLALQPPPSWGGIEVWLSLAALGLVCTAFAYVLYFRLLADIGPIKASTTTFLIPPFGVLWGALLLGEPLSWDYLPGGVLIALALWLVVRPGAAKV; encoded by the coding sequence TTGCGTACCGCCGATCTGTTTCGCCTGCTGCTGCTTGCCGCCATCTGGGGCGCCAGCTTCCTGTTCATGCGCGTTGCCGCGCCGGCGCTGGGCAGCATGCCGACTGCCTTCTTTCGCGCCAGCTTCGGCGCGCTGGGCCTGCTCGCACTGCTGGTGCTGCTGCGCAGCGACTGGGACTTTCGCGGCAAGCTGCGCATCTGCCTGGGGCTGGGGGTGATCAACGCCGGCCTGCCTTCGGCCATGTACTGCCTGGCGGCGCTGATCCTGCCGGCCGGTTACTCGGCGATCTTCAACGCCACCACGCCCTTGATGGGCGTACTGATCGGCGCACTGTTCTTCCATGAAGGCATCACCCCGAGCAAGGCGGCGGGCGTGTTTCTCGGCCTGCTCGGCGTGGCGGTGCTGACCCGCACCGGCCCGGTGGCCTTCGATCTGCAACTGCTGCTCGGTGCCGGCGCCTGCCTGGTGGCCACCACCTGCTATGGCTTCGCCGGTTTTCTCACCCGCCGCTGGATCGGCCAGCAGGGCGGCCTGGACAACCGCCTGACCGCCTTCGCCAGCCTGGTCGGCGCCAGTGTGTTCCTGCTGCCGTTGTTCGCCGGCAGCCTGGCGCTGCAACCGCCGCCAAGCTGGGGAGGCATCGAGGTATGGCTGTCGCTGGCTGCCCTCGGCCTGGTCTGCACGGCGTTCGCCTATGTCCTGTATTTCCGCCTGCTGGCGGATATCGGGCCGATCAAGGCCAGCACCACCACCTTCCTGATACCGCCGTTCGGCGTCCTCTGGGGCGCCCTGCTGCTGGGCGAACCACTCAGTTGGGACTACCTGCCGGGCGGCGTGCTGATCGCGCTGGCCCTGTGGCTGGTGGTGCGGCCAGGAGCTGCCAAAGTCTGA
- a CDS encoding DUF748 domain-containing protein produces MKRRYSWPLRAVLVALLLVLAAQLTLPWLIRDYLNDKLADMGDYQGRISDIDLAWWRGAYRINGLSIVKVTGDVPVPLLDAPLIDISVSWPPLWRERAVVAEVYFERPQLNFVDGGENEQADQTGAGTDWRDQLNKLLPITLNELRVIDGRITFHNFTTSPKVELSADEVNASLYNLTNVGDEPGDRVAHFEGRALLLEHAPLEAEATFDPFEQFEDFELRLRARDIDLTRFNDFARAYGRFDFKRGSGDLVIEASADDAQLSGYIKPLLREVEVFDWEQDVEDEDKGVLRSLWEALVGGGETLLKNQRRDQFATRVELSGNVHDQEVSAFQAFLEILRNGFVEAFDPRFERPPPQQDDA; encoded by the coding sequence ATGAAACGACGCTACAGCTGGCCCCTCAGGGCCGTGCTCGTTGCGCTGCTGCTGGTGCTGGCGGCGCAGCTGACCCTGCCCTGGCTGATTCGCGACTACCTCAACGACAAGCTCGCCGACATGGGCGACTACCAGGGCCGGATCAGCGATATCGACCTGGCCTGGTGGCGCGGTGCCTACCGAATCAACGGGCTGAGCATCGTCAAGGTGACCGGCGACGTACCGGTGCCGCTGCTCGACGCCCCGCTGATCGACATCTCGGTGAGCTGGCCGCCGTTGTGGCGCGAGCGCGCGGTGGTGGCCGAGGTGTACTTCGAACGACCGCAGTTGAACTTCGTTGATGGCGGCGAGAATGAGCAGGCCGACCAGACCGGTGCCGGCACCGACTGGCGCGACCAGTTGAACAAGCTGCTGCCCATCACCCTCAACGAACTGCGAGTGATCGACGGACGCATCACCTTTCACAACTTCACCACCAGTCCCAAGGTGGAACTGAGCGCGGACGAGGTCAACGCCAGCCTTTACAACCTCACCAATGTCGGTGACGAGCCGGGCGACCGGGTCGCGCATTTCGAAGGTCGCGCCCTTCTGCTGGAGCACGCGCCGCTGGAAGCCGAGGCGACCTTCGATCCGTTCGAGCAATTCGAGGATTTCGAGCTGCGCCTGCGCGCGCGGGACATCGACCTGACCCGCTTCAACGACTTCGCCCGTGCCTATGGCCGCTTCGACTTCAAGCGCGGCAGCGGCGACCTGGTGATCGAGGCCAGCGCCGACGATGCCCAGCTCAGCGGCTATATCAAGCCGCTGCTGCGCGAAGTGGAGGTGTTCGACTGGGAGCAGGATGTCGAAGACGAGGACAAGGGCGTGCTGCGCTCGCTGTGGGAGGCGCTGGTCGGCGGTGGCGAAACCCTGTTGAAGAACCAGCGCCGCGATCAGTTCGCCACCCGCGTGGAGCTCAGCGGCAACGTGCATGATCAGGAAGTGAGCGCCTTCCAGGCCTTTCTGGAAATCCTGCGCAATGGCTTCGTCGAGGCCTTCGATCCGCGCTTCGAACGTCCGCCGCCGCAACAGGACGACGCCTAG
- a CDS encoding DUF2937 family protein: MLRSYLRLALFAFGLLLGVQVPGFIDDYGKRVEARRLESQQSLKGFQDTAQKFFKGDMDALVAHYRVSDDPVMRSDAQSVAHLVQRSALLEREWQAMQGPWYAQAWHLATGADRDLLGETLQAYRYQVLFTPEAILWGVICALLLAWLAELLVLLFGWMLGAGRIRRTQQRHWR, encoded by the coding sequence ATGCTGAGAAGCTATCTGCGCCTGGCCTTGTTCGCCTTCGGTCTGCTGTTGGGCGTGCAGGTGCCGGGCTTCATCGACGATTACGGCAAGCGCGTCGAGGCCCGCCGGCTGGAGTCGCAGCAGAGCCTGAAGGGCTTTCAGGACACTGCGCAGAAGTTCTTCAAGGGCGATATGGATGCGCTGGTGGCGCACTATCGCGTCAGCGACGATCCGGTGATGCGCAGCGACGCGCAGAGCGTCGCGCATCTGGTGCAGCGCTCGGCCCTGCTGGAACGTGAATGGCAGGCCATGCAGGGGCCCTGGTACGCCCAGGCCTGGCACCTGGCCACCGGCGCCGACCGCGATCTGCTCGGCGAGACCCTGCAGGCCTACCGTTACCAGGTGCTGTTCACCCCCGAGGCCATTCTCTGGGGCGTGATCTGCGCGCTGCTGCTGGCCTGGCTGGCCGAGCTGCTGGTGCTGCTGTTCGGCTGGATGCTCGGTGCCGGCCGGATCAGACGTACCCAGCAACGTCACTGGCGCTGA
- a CDS encoding AAA family ATPase yields the protein MKFEGTQSYVATDDLKLAVNAAITLQRPLLVKGEPGTGKTMLAEQLAEAFGAKLITWHIKSTTKAHQGLYEYDAVSRLRDSQLDSDKVHDVRNYIKKGKLWEAFESDERVILLIDEIDKADIEFPNDLLQELDKMEFYVYETNETIKAKQRPIIIITSNNEKELPDAFLRRCFFHYIAFPDRDTLKKIVDVHYPNISGELVAEALDVFFDVRKVPGLKKKPSTSELVDWLKLLMADNIGEAVLRERDPTKAIPPLAGALVKNEQDVQLLERLAFMARRASR from the coding sequence ATGAAGTTCGAAGGCACCCAGTCCTACGTCGCCACCGACGACCTCAAGCTCGCGGTCAATGCCGCCATTACCCTGCAGCGCCCGCTGCTGGTCAAGGGCGAGCCAGGTACCGGCAAGACCATGCTCGCCGAGCAACTGGCCGAGGCCTTCGGCGCCAAGCTGATCACCTGGCACATCAAGTCCACCACCAAGGCGCACCAGGGCCTGTACGAATACGATGCGGTCAGCCGCCTGCGCGATTCGCAGCTCGATTCCGACAAGGTTCACGACGTTCGCAACTACATCAAGAAGGGCAAGCTGTGGGAGGCGTTCGAGTCCGACGAGCGCGTGATCCTGCTGATCGACGAGATCGACAAGGCCGACATCGAGTTCCCCAATGACCTGTTGCAGGAACTCGACAAGATGGAGTTCTACGTTTACGAGACCAACGAGACGATCAAGGCCAAGCAGCGGCCGATCATCATCATCACCTCGAACAACGAGAAGGAACTGCCGGACGCCTTCCTGCGCCGCTGCTTCTTCCACTACATCGCCTTCCCGGATCGCGACACCCTGAAGAAGATCGTCGACGTGCACTACCCCAACATCAGCGGCGAACTGGTGGCCGAGGCGCTGGACGTGTTCTTCGACGTGCGCAAGGTGCCGGGCCTGAAGAAGAAGCCATCGACCAGCGAACTGGTGGACTGGCTCAAGCTGCTGATGGCCGACAATATCGGTGAAGCGGTGCTGCGCGAGCGCGACCCGACCAAGGCCATCCCGCCGCTGGCCGGTGCCCTGGTGAAGAACGAGCAGGATGTGCAGCTGCTCGAGCGCCTGGCCTTTATGGCGCGCCGCGCTTCTCGGTAA
- a CDS encoding class II glutamine amidotransferase, translating to MCELLGMSANVPTDIVFSFTGLMQRGGRTGPHRDGWGIGFYEGRGLRLFQDPRASSESEVAQLVQRYPIKSEVVIGHIRHANVGKVCLANTHPFVRELWGRNWCFAHNGQLAGLEGSTSFYRPVGDTDSEAAFCDLLNRVRRAFPEPVSVEMLLPVLVAACASYRKLGVFNCLLSDGDWLFSFCSSKLAHITRRAPFGPAQLKDAELRVDFQAETTPDDVVTVIATEPLTDNEHWSLYQPGEWRLWRRGESIADGRA from the coding sequence ATGTGCGAATTGCTCGGCATGAGCGCCAACGTACCCACCGATATCGTCTTCAGCTTCACCGGGCTGATGCAGCGTGGCGGCCGCACCGGCCCGCACCGCGACGGCTGGGGCATCGGTTTCTACGAAGGGCGCGGCCTGCGCCTGTTTCAGGACCCGCGGGCGAGCAGCGAATCGGAAGTGGCGCAGCTGGTGCAGCGTTATCCGATCAAGAGCGAGGTGGTGATCGGTCACATCCGCCATGCCAACGTCGGCAAGGTCTGCCTGGCCAACACCCATCCCTTCGTCCGCGAGCTCTGGGGACGCAACTGGTGCTTCGCCCACAACGGCCAGCTGGCCGGTCTCGAAGGTTCCACCAGCTTTTACCGCCCGGTCGGCGATACCGACAGCGAGGCGGCATTCTGCGATCTGCTCAACCGCGTGCGTCGCGCCTTTCCCGAGCCGGTTTCGGTGGAGATGCTGCTGCCGGTGCTGGTGGCAGCCTGCGCCAGCTACCGCAAACTCGGCGTGTTCAACTGCCTGCTCAGCGACGGCGACTGGCTGTTCAGCTTCTGTTCGAGCAAGCTGGCGCATATCACCCGGCGCGCGCCGTTCGGCCCGGCGCAGCTCAAGGACGCCGAGCTGCGCGTGGATTTCCAGGCGGAAACCACGCCCGACGACGTGGTCACGGTGATCGCCACCGAGCCGCTGACCGACAACGAGCACTGGTCGCTGTATCAACCGGGTGAGTGGCGCCTGTGGCGTCGCGGCGAATCCATCGCCGACGGCAGAGCCTGA